The following coding sequences lie in one Mycobacterium sp. DL440 genomic window:
- the lysE gene encoding L-lysine exporter: MASPVLIGFLTTMALIAAIGAQNAFVLRQGIRGEHIVAVIALCTVSDLILIAAGIAGVGALITAHPDAMAVAKYGGAAFLIGYGVLAARRAFRPSTLNPSERTPARLAEVLVTCLALTWLNPHVYLDTVVLLGSLANEHREQRWLFGAGAVAASAVWFTGLGLGARRLAGLFATPMTWRILDGLIAVMMIGLGMSLAAS, encoded by the coding sequence ATGGCTTCACCCGTACTCATCGGATTCCTGACCACCATGGCGTTGATCGCCGCGATCGGCGCGCAGAACGCCTTCGTGTTGCGTCAAGGCATCCGTGGGGAGCACATCGTCGCCGTCATCGCGTTGTGCACGGTCTCCGACCTGATCCTGATCGCCGCCGGCATCGCCGGGGTCGGTGCCCTGATCACCGCACACCCCGACGCCATGGCGGTGGCCAAGTACGGCGGCGCGGCCTTCCTGATCGGCTATGGCGTGCTCGCCGCGCGTCGCGCCTTCCGGCCGTCGACCCTCAATCCGTCCGAACGCACACCGGCTCGCCTGGCCGAGGTGCTGGTCACCTGCCTGGCGTTGACCTGGCTGAACCCGCACGTGTACCTCGACACCGTGGTGTTGCTCGGCTCGCTGGCCAACGAACATCGTGAGCAGCGGTGGCTGTTCGGCGCCGGCGCGGTGGCCGCGAGTGCGGTGTGGTTCACCGGCCTGGGCCTGGGCGCCCGCCGACTCGCGGGCCTGTTCGCCACCCCGATGACCTGGCGCATCCTCGACGGACTGATCGCAGTGATGATGATCGGGCTCGGCATGAGCCTCGCGGCGTCTTGA
- a CDS encoding IS3 family transposase (programmed frameshift), giving the protein MPKPYPREFRDDVVRVARNRDDGVTIEQVAKDFGVHPMTLHKWMRQADIDEGAKSGKNTNESGELREARRRIKLLEQENEVLRRAAAYLSQANLPKRLYPLVKELAADGVPVAVTCRVLKLARQPYYRWLANPVADAELVEAYRANALFDAHHEDPEFGYRYLVEEARDAGEPMAERTAWRICADNKWWSAFGKKRGKNGKVGPPVHDDLVERDFTADAPNQLWLTDITEHRTGEGKLYLCAIKDVFSNRIVGYSIDSRMKSRLATTALHSAVARRGEVAGCILHSDRGSQFRSRKFVHALGVHGLVGSMGRVGAAGDNAAMESFFSLLQKNVLDRRRWDTREELRIAIVTWIERTYHRRRRQTGLGRLTPIEFEAIMTTPASQAA; this is encoded by the exons GTGCCAAAGCCCTACCCCCGTGAGTTTCGTGACGACGTCGTGCGGGTCGCTCGTAACCGCGATGACGGTGTGACGATCGAGCAGGTTGCCAAAGATTTCGGTGTCCATCCGATGACGCTGCACAAGTGGATGCGCCAGGCCGACATCGACGAGGGCGCCAAGTCGGGCAAGAACACCAACGAATCCGGTGAGCTGCGTGAAGCGCGGCGAAGGATCAAGCTGCTCGAGCAGGAAAACGAGGTGCTGCGTCGGGCGGCAGCGTATTTGTCGCAGGCCAATCTGCCG AAAAGGCTCTACCCGCTCGTGAAAGAGCTCGCCGCCGATGGGGTCCCCGTCGCGGTGACGTGCCGGGTACTCAAGCTCGCCCGCCAGCCCTACTATCGCTGGCTGGCCAACCCCGTTGCCGACGCCGAACTCGTCGAGGCCTACCGCGCCAACGCCTTGTTCGACGCCCACCACGAGGACCCCGAGTTCGGCTACCGCTACCTGGTCGAGGAGGCCCGTGACGCCGGTGAGCCTATGGCCGAGCGCACCGCCTGGCGGATCTGCGCCGACAACAAGTGGTGGAGCGCGTTCGGCAAGAAACGCGGCAAGAACGGCAAGGTCGGGCCGCCGGTTCATGATGATCTCGTTGAGCGTGACTTCACCGCTGATGCTCCAAATCAGTTGTGGCTCACCGATATTACCGAACATCGCACCGGTGAGGGCAAGCTCTACCTGTGCGCGATCAAGGACGTGTTTTCCAACCGGATCGTCGGGTACTCGATCGACTCGCGGATGAAGTCCCGGCTGGCGACCACGGCCTTGCACAGTGCGGTGGCGCGACGCGGCGAGGTGGCCGGCTGCATTCTGCACAGCGACCGCGGCAGTCAGTTTCGTAGCCGAAAATTTGTCCACGCCTTGGGCGTCCACGGCTTGGTCGGATCGATGGGCCGCGTCGGGGCGGCCGGCGATAACGCGGCCATGGAGAGCTTCTTCAGTCTGCTGCAGAAGAACGTCCTGGACCGCCGCCGGTGGGACACCCGGGAAGAACTGCGGATCGCGATCGTCACCTGGATCGAACGGACCTACCACCGCCGACGACGCCAGACCGGCCTCGGCCGGTTGACCCCGATCGAATTCGAAGCCATCATGACCACACCGGCCAGTCAGGCCGCGTGA